From Zhongshania aliphaticivorans, one genomic window encodes:
- a CDS encoding metal-dependent hydrolase produces the protein MKVRHIQIDYTDSELHWTPDTPEFAQFWNASSTYLPYLEPFLNRTVRAGIEMLEDNEENAELINDCKIFIQQETRHFKNHARYNAKLRASGYPELAQREKKMQADYKGFAETRSHKFCLAYTEGFETLGLIVACYFLEGAKELESPSVCDPTLDLWRWHLAEEYEHRHVAFKLFHKLYGSYWYRLFGIVYAGPHMLNYMFKTAFYIISEDRKSGKIADPWKSRLRMLGVSFRMAKYIVPRLLKTFHPSYDPLNAAEPRESMKVLAQAEEKWGPASA, from the coding sequence ATGAAGGTACGACATATACAAATTGACTATACAGATTCGGAGTTGCATTGGACGCCGGACACGCCTGAGTTTGCTCAATTTTGGAATGCATCATCGACATACTTGCCGTATCTCGAACCATTTCTAAATCGCACCGTTCGTGCTGGTATAGAAATGTTAGAGGATAACGAAGAAAATGCCGAGCTAATTAATGATTGTAAGATCTTCATTCAGCAAGAGACTCGGCATTTTAAAAATCACGCAAGATACAATGCCAAATTGCGGGCGAGTGGTTACCCAGAATTAGCGCAGCGTGAAAAGAAAATGCAGGCCGATTATAAGGGCTTTGCTGAGACCCGAAGCCATAAATTCTGTCTTGCTTATACTGAAGGTTTTGAAACGCTGGGACTAATTGTGGCGTGCTATTTTTTGGAGGGCGCTAAAGAGCTAGAGTCCCCTTCTGTGTGTGACCCTACGCTGGATTTGTGGCGCTGGCACTTGGCAGAAGAATATGAACACCGCCATGTCGCGTTCAAGCTTTTTCATAAATTGTATGGTAGTTATTGGTACCGCCTGTTCGGAATCGTATATGCGGGCCCTCATATGCTCAATTATATGTTCAAGACGGCTTTCTATATTATTTCAGAAGATCGCAAATCAGGAAAAATAGCTGACCCGTGGAAAAGCCGTCTGCGGATGCTCGGTGTTAGTTTCAGAATGGCAAAATACATAGTGCCTAGGCTGCTAAAGACTTTCCATCCTAGCTATGATCCCTTAAATGCTGCGGAACCTAGGGAGTCTATGAAGGTACTTGCGCAGGCTGAAGAAAAATGGGGGCCGGCTTCGGCGTAG
- a CDS encoding DUF2834 domain-containing protein, with protein sequence MKGLSIKHGVFIVFGIAALLLTWPFAFDWMRNGGNILNPIAFFGDAIDAGGTAAFLSIDMMIAWAVFMIWVVFDCERIGAGKKWGWFFVALSYIGVSFTFPIYLVFRERYIDKHRAE encoded by the coding sequence ATGAAAGGTTTGAGTATTAAGCATGGTGTGTTCATTGTTTTTGGTATAGCTGCGTTGTTGTTAACGTGGCCTTTTGCTTTTGACTGGATGCGTAATGGCGGCAATATTCTCAACCCTATTGCCTTCTTTGGCGATGCCATAGATGCCGGTGGCACCGCAGCGTTTTTAAGTATCGACATGATGATCGCCTGGGCGGTATTTATGATTTGGGTGGTGTTCGATTGTGAGCGTATCGGCGCAGGTAAGAAATGGGGTTGGTTCTTTGTGGCCTTGTCGTATATTGGCGTGTCCTTCACCTTTCCGATTTATCTTGTGTTCCGTGAGCGTTACATAGATAAACATCGCGCTGAGTAA